ACAGCCTAGCGCAGCAAGACAAACACCATTTAACTTGTCTACAATGTGGCACTTCCATACCTATTAATCAGTGTCCAGTTCATGATCTGGAAGACCAACTACAAACCAATCATAAATTTAAAATTTTCTACCACACTTTAGAGTTCTTTGGTTTGTGTGGTCAATGTCAGGTTAATGAATAGTCCAGAGTCAAAAGTCCATAGTCCATAGTTAAATCATTGACCTTTGACACTTGACCATTGACTATTGACCATTGACATCAGGTACTTCCCTACCTAACCAAGATTTAGAATCTACTTGCGTATCAGAAACTATGGAGCGAATACCCTCGAAGGCCGCCGGAATGGTGCGAGGGTCGATAAACATAACCTTGCTGCTATCGCTTTTACCGATAGTCGCGCCCATATCTAAATAACCTAAAGCAAACAGAACTTCTAACGCTTTATTAGCATTGGGATTAGTGTTAATTTTTTGGGCGATAATTTCGGCTGATTCTGCAATGGCTTGGGCTTTGAGAACTTGCTGTTGGCGTTCGGCTTGGGCTTTAAGAACGATCGCTTTTTGTTCTGCTTCAGCGTTTAAAATTACGGATTTTTGCCGGGCTTCTGCATCTAAAATTTGGGCTTCCGCTTTACCTCTAGCACTATTAACTGCTGCTTCCCGTTCACCTTCAGAATTTAAAATTGCCGCCCGTCTGCGTCGTTCAGCGGACATTTGCATTTCCATTGATTCTTGTACTGCTTTGGAAGGGATTAAATCTCGCAGTTCTACCCTTGTGACTTTCACGCCCCAAGGATCTGTGGCGATGTCTAAATCGCGTAACAAAAGCTCATTGATTTGCGTCCGGGCGGTAAAAGTTTCATCTAACTCCAGTTGTCCCATTTCTGAGCGAATTTGAGTTAGTACCAAATTTGTCATTGCCAACTGGAGATTTTCTACCTTATACCAGGCTTTTTCCATATCGACAATCCGCCAGTACACCACTGCATCTACTTCAATGCTCACGTTGTCGCGGGTGATACATTTTTGTGGAGGAATATCTAAAACTTTTTCGCGGATAGTTTGTTGGTAGACGACTTTATCTAAAAAAGGTAGAACAAAATTAAGTCCTGGTTCTAGTTTTTTGTTATAGCTACCTAATCTTTCTACCAAAGCTTCATTACCTTGATTAATAACTTTCACAGAACCTGCAACCGCAGAACCACCAAGGGCTAAAAAGACTAGTAAAAAAAACTGTTCCACTGTAAATCTCCTGGTTATTAAATATTTTCAAATCTCAACTTTTATACTTCACACTTCCTAAGAATGTAATAAATTTTCTGGCATAACAATTAATGTCGTGCCTTCTCTTCTGACTACATAAACTCTTTGATGGGGAGCAACATCGAGTTTGTCATCATCGCATCTAGCACGCCAAGAATTGCCTTCA
This window of the Nostoc sp. HK-01 genome carries:
- a CDS encoding band 7 protein; this translates as MEQFFLLVFLALGGSAVAGSVKVINQGNEALVERLGSYNKKLEPGLNFVLPFLDKVVYQQTIREKVLDIPPQKCITRDNVSIEVDAVVYWRIVDMEKAWYKVENLQLAMTNLVLTQIRSEMGQLELDETFTARTQINELLLRDLDIATDPWGVKVTRVELRDLIPSKAVQESMEMQMSAERRRRAAILNSEGEREAAVNSARGKAEAQILDAEARQKSVILNAEAEQKAIVLKAQAERQQQVLKAQAIAESAEIIAQKINTNPNANKALEVLFALGYLDMGATIGKSDSSKVMFIDPRTIPAAFEGIRSIVSDTQVDSKSWLGREVPDVNGQ